The proteins below are encoded in one region of Candidatus Palauibacter soopunensis:
- a CDS encoding M24 family metallopeptidase, protein MKKITILAAVTLSLAGMVRFSVTALEAQARDYRPEHPFGTLREQARTQQAWLAERLETNLPLLMRKHGVDMWVIAMREYNEDPVFPALVSPTTFAARRRTIYIFHDRGPEHGVERLALGGSSQGGVYEAVRATATAPDGRQAELWGSDQWDLFADMVRERDPGRIAVNISHDHNFADGLSAGEWEQMEAALGADLASRVVREPLLAIEYLAMRVPAMTPVYRRVQAVVHEIIGTAFSEVVIVPGRTTTADVVWWMRQRVHDLGLDSWFQPSVSVQRRGADMSGVTAPVIERGDVLHCDFGLVAFGLATDTQHMAYVLRDGETEAPAGLRQALANSNRLQDILLEETKVGRTGNEILASVLEKMRAEGLNGTMYTHPIGDHGHGAGPLIGLWDYQTGVPGRGDPPVIPGMWFSTELQVTTPVPEWDGQPVRMAQEEEAEITLDGEIRWMLRRQTELHLIR, encoded by the coding sequence ATGAAGAAGATCACGATCCTCGCGGCCGTCACGCTCTCTCTCGCCGGGATGGTCCGGTTCTCGGTGACCGCGCTGGAGGCGCAGGCGCGGGACTACAGGCCGGAGCATCCATTCGGGACGCTTCGGGAGCAGGCGCGGACGCAGCAGGCGTGGCTGGCGGAGCGGCTCGAGACGAACCTGCCCCTGCTGATGCGGAAGCACGGCGTGGACATGTGGGTCATCGCCATGCGGGAATACAACGAGGATCCCGTCTTCCCCGCCCTCGTCTCGCCCACCACGTTCGCGGCCCGTCGGCGGACCATCTACATCTTCCACGACCGCGGGCCGGAACACGGCGTGGAACGCCTCGCGCTCGGGGGAAGCTCACAGGGAGGCGTCTACGAGGCCGTGCGCGCCACGGCCACGGCGCCGGACGGGAGGCAGGCGGAACTCTGGGGCTCCGACCAATGGGACCTCTTCGCCGACATGGTGCGGGAGCGCGACCCGGGGCGTATCGCCGTCAACATCTCCCACGACCACAATTTCGCCGACGGGCTTTCGGCCGGTGAGTGGGAGCAGATGGAGGCGGCGCTCGGCGCCGATCTCGCGAGCCGCGTGGTCCGCGAACCGCTGCTGGCGATCGAATACCTCGCGATGCGGGTGCCCGCCATGACGCCCGTCTACCGCCGGGTGCAGGCGGTCGTACACGAGATCATCGGCACCGCCTTCTCGGAGGTCGTCATCGTCCCCGGCCGGACCACGACCGCCGATGTCGTCTGGTGGATGCGTCAGCGCGTGCACGATCTGGGCCTCGACTCGTGGTTCCAGCCCTCGGTCTCGGTGCAGCGGCGCGGCGCGGACATGAGCGGCGTGACGGCGCCGGTGATCGAGCGGGGCGACGTCCTCCACTGCGACTTCGGGCTCGTCGCGTTCGGACTCGCGACGGACACGCAGCACATGGCCTACGTCCTGCGCGACGGAGAGACGGAAGCGCCGGCCGGGCTCAGGCAGGCGCTCGCGAACTCCAACCGCCTTCAGGACATCCTGCTCGAGGAGACGAAGGTCGGCCGTACCGGAAACGAGATCCTGGCTTCGGTGCTTGAGAAGATGAGGGCGGAGGGACTCAACGGGACGATGTACACGCACCCGATCGGTGACCACGGCCACGGCGCCGGTCCGCTCATCGGCCTGTGGGACTACCAGACGGGCGTGCCCGGCCGCGGAGATCCCCCGGTGATCCCGGGCATGTGGTTCTCGACCGAACTTCAGGTCACGACGCCGGTGCCCGAGTGGGACGGCCAGCCCGTGCGGATGGCGCAGGAGGAGGAAGCGGAGATCACGCTCGACGGCGAGATTCGCTGGATGCTCCGCCGGCAGACCGAACTGCACCTGATCCGGTAG
- a CDS encoding amidohydrolase family protein, with the protein MIRKLMRLVTLAALALALAEGADPSTAEGQSLAVTGATVIDPLADAPLGNGVVVMVDGRIAAVGPAGAVDVPVGMPVIDGRGKYVIPGLMDANLHLYLNLDLETLIKYEGRYHEIVLEAAQLTLKTGQTTVFDTWGPLDPLAKARDMINAGEAPGSRIYFAGNIIGFDGPLSRDFRGAAATHVSQTFVNRTNEAWERGTGRDLMWLTPDSVRAAIREYTGTGVDFLKYGSSSHVEMYFISFSERVQRVIVEEGHRAGMTVQTHTTSVESLDMAIEAGVDIITHGDISGPVVPIPMETIRKLVERDIAVSVLPITKRRLEALHEHNPEGTLTPYMTVGRENQARMIEAGVSMLLSTDAGIKHPVLLAESPTIASDTVDQRTKLGEGHFNALAALEELGMAPMEILRSATSHIARAYELDDEIGSLQPGMIADLVILDANPLEGAGNYRSIHAVIKDGTRVDIDALPAAPIISVLKPEN; encoded by the coding sequence ATGATCCGGAAGCTCATGAGACTCGTGACGCTGGCGGCGTTGGCGCTCGCGCTCGCGGAGGGCGCAGATCCCTCCACCGCCGAGGGTCAGTCACTGGCCGTCACGGGAGCGACCGTCATCGATCCTCTGGCCGACGCACCGCTGGGAAACGGGGTCGTGGTGATGGTGGACGGGCGGATCGCGGCGGTGGGCCCGGCCGGGGCCGTGGACGTTCCCGTGGGAATGCCGGTCATCGATGGGCGCGGCAAGTACGTCATTCCCGGGTTGATGGACGCGAACCTCCATCTCTACCTGAATCTCGATCTCGAGACCCTCATCAAGTACGAGGGCCGCTACCACGAGATCGTGCTCGAGGCGGCGCAACTCACGCTCAAGACCGGACAGACGACGGTCTTCGACACGTGGGGGCCGCTGGATCCGCTGGCGAAGGCGCGCGACATGATCAACGCGGGCGAGGCGCCGGGCAGCCGGATCTACTTCGCCGGCAACATTATCGGTTTCGACGGGCCGCTATCGCGGGACTTCCGCGGCGCGGCGGCGACCCACGTCAGCCAGACCTTCGTGAACCGGACGAACGAGGCATGGGAGCGCGGAACCGGCCGCGACCTCATGTGGTTGACGCCGGATTCCGTGCGTGCCGCGATCCGCGAGTACACGGGAACGGGCGTCGACTTCCTCAAGTACGGGTCGAGCAGCCACGTGGAGATGTACTTCATCTCCTTCTCCGAGCGCGTGCAGCGCGTGATCGTGGAGGAAGGACACCGGGCGGGCATGACGGTCCAGACGCACACCACGTCGGTCGAGAGCCTCGACATGGCGATCGAGGCCGGTGTCGACATCATCACGCACGGCGACATCTCCGGCCCCGTCGTGCCGATCCCGATGGAGACGATCCGGAAACTCGTCGAGCGGGACATCGCCGTCTCGGTGCTTCCGATCACGAAACGGCGGCTGGAAGCGCTGCACGAGCACAACCCGGAGGGGACGCTTACGCCCTACATGACCGTTGGCCGCGAGAACCAGGCGCGGATGATCGAGGCGGGCGTCTCGATGCTCCTCTCGACGGACGCGGGCATCAAGCATCCGGTGCTGCTCGCCGAGTCGCCGACGATCGCTTCGGACACGGTGGATCAACGCACGAAGCTGGGCGAAGGACATTTCAACGCACTGGCCGCGCTGGAGGAGCTGGGGATGGCGCCGATGGAGATCCTGCGCTCCGCCACGAGCCACATCGCCCGCGCCTACGAACTGGACGACGAGATCGGTTCGCTGCAGCCAGGGATGATCGCGGACCTCGTCATCCTCGATGCGAATCCACTGGAGGGGGCCGGCAACTACCGGTCGATCCACGCGGTAATCAAGGACGGCACGCGGGTCGACATCGACGCGCTCCCCGCGGCACCGATCATCAGCGTCCTGAAGCCGGAAAACTGA
- a CDS encoding YpdA family putative bacillithiol disulfide reductase yields the protein MPDSIAETEPLDAIIVGAGPCGLAVAVAVKERGLRYAILDRGCITESLTRYPSYMTFFSTAERLEIGDVPFTIPEPKPTRRDALAYYRHVVAHHGIGVRQYEEVTGIEPVARAFAVHTRTRDGREDCLASRTVVVATGGFGEPNRLGFEGEDRYRRVIHYYREPFPFFDQDVLVVGGGNSAVEAALELYRNGVRVRMVHFADTLDPGVKPWVRPDIENRIASGEIPMHWESRVACLGTGTATIVEESTGAETGVSNDWVLAMTGWRPDAALLTGLGVETDPDSGIPAHDPETMETTVPRVYIAGVIAAGFNANKIFIENGREHGAIIAAHLAARLGESGR from the coding sequence ATGCCGGATTCCATCGCCGAGACCGAACCGCTCGACGCGATCATCGTCGGGGCCGGCCCCTGCGGGCTCGCCGTGGCCGTCGCCGTGAAGGAGCGCGGCCTGAGGTACGCGATCCTCGACCGCGGGTGCATCACCGAGTCGCTGACCCGTTATCCCTCCTACATGACGTTCTTCTCCACGGCGGAACGGCTGGAAATCGGGGACGTTCCGTTCACGATCCCCGAGCCGAAACCCACGCGGCGCGACGCCCTCGCCTATTACCGGCACGTCGTCGCCCACCACGGCATTGGGGTGCGCCAGTACGAGGAGGTGACGGGCATCGAACCGGTGGCGCGCGCCTTCGCCGTCCACACCCGCACCCGTGACGGCCGGGAGGACTGCCTCGCCTCCCGGACCGTGGTCGTCGCCACGGGGGGCTTCGGGGAACCGAATCGGCTCGGGTTCGAGGGCGAGGACCGGTACCGCCGGGTCATCCACTACTACAGGGAACCCTTCCCCTTCTTCGACCAGGACGTGCTCGTCGTGGGAGGCGGAAACTCGGCGGTAGAAGCGGCGCTGGAGTTGTACCGCAACGGCGTGCGCGTCCGCATGGTGCACTTCGCGGACACGCTCGATCCTGGCGTCAAGCCCTGGGTTCGACCCGACATCGAGAACCGGATCGCGAGCGGCGAGATCCCCATGCACTGGGAATCCCGCGTCGCCTGCCTCGGCACGGGGACGGCCACGATCGTCGAGGAGTCCACCGGGGCGGAGACCGGGGTATCGAACGACTGGGTGCTCGCGATGACGGGCTGGCGGCCGGACGCCGCGCTGCTCACGGGCCTGGGCGTCGAGACGGATCCGGACAGCGGGATCCCCGCGCACGACCCGGAGACCATGGAGACGACGGTGCCGCGCGTCTACATCGCGGGCGTGATCGCCGCCGGCTTCAACGCCAACAAGATCTTCATCGAAAACGGCCGCGAGCACGGCGCCATCATCGCCGCCCACCTGGCCGCCCGTCTCGGAGAGTCAGGCCGCTGA
- a CDS encoding class II aldolase/adducin family protein: MSTVETAFAPIPSPAEKGIDEAAIRQARIDFAAVHRIIVHEDMHEGTWNHFSCKVPGRPGHLLITPGQTHFSRVTASNLVEVGPDGRPVGGDGRLNVSAWAIHAPIQRARPDIMCALHIHAPYSTALASIDGWRLDERGSQNAAVFYGNCAYFGYEGIVTEADEGERMVEALGDKRVLFLANHGVLMVGDTIEKTMLWLYQLERACMNEMLALQTGRQIRPIPVEAAQHNADMSVESAGEAGYLEGMKEMLDAEGHDYAT, encoded by the coding sequence ATGAGCACGGTCGAGACCGCATTCGCTCCCATTCCGTCCCCGGCGGAGAAAGGCATCGACGAAGCCGCGATCCGGCAGGCGCGCATCGACTTCGCGGCCGTGCACCGGATCATCGTGCACGAGGACATGCACGAGGGCACCTGGAACCACTTCAGCTGCAAGGTGCCGGGAAGGCCGGGGCACCTGCTCATCACGCCCGGGCAGACGCACTTCTCGCGCGTCACCGCCAGCAACCTGGTCGAGGTGGGCCCGGACGGCCGCCCCGTGGGCGGCGACGGGCGGCTGAACGTGAGCGCGTGGGCGATTCACGCACCTATCCAGCGCGCCCGGCCCGACATCATGTGCGCGCTGCACATCCACGCCCCGTACAGCACGGCGCTAGCCTCCATCGACGGCTGGAGGCTGGATGAGCGCGGAAGCCAGAACGCGGCGGTGTTCTACGGGAACTGCGCGTACTTCGGGTACGAGGGGATCGTCACGGAGGCGGACGAGGGTGAGCGCATGGTCGAGGCCCTGGGCGACAAGCGGGTGCTCTTCCTCGCGAACCACGGGGTACTGATGGTCGGCGACACGATCGAGAAGACGATGTTGTGGCTCTACCAGCTCGAGCGCGCCTGCATGAACGAGATGCTCGCGCTCCAGACGGGCCGGCAGATCCGCCCGATCCCGGTCGAGGCGGCGCAACACAACGCCGACATGTCCGTCGAGTCGGCCGGAGAGGCCGGCTATCTCGAGGGCATGAAGGAAATGCTCGACGCCGAGGGCCACGACTACGCGACCTGA